One region of Emys orbicularis isolate rEmyOrb1 chromosome 6, rEmyOrb1.hap1, whole genome shotgun sequence genomic DNA includes:
- the LOC135880657 gene encoding transcription factor JunD-like gives MSGGRSGRAAVKMEAAFYPEEGLELLPDFVPLPGFGSGPGAGVEAAGHKLLLGAGKKREMAAGAAASPSALPGSYTLRPPGGTRSGAALRLIPAAAPPGSAAGGGAGGRGGPEAALLAAGSPAELPLLKLPAAADLEQLLIQGSAGLGPASPCPAAAPPPAAGPFLYRQQVTQEQEGFADGFVKALADLHKQNQLLGAPLSPGPCRPATDPPAVYTTLGTFNPAGPLSPAGGAYSAAPPGLPFPAPAPPGLGSGRLPAPGAARALEEPQTVPEAPPPGEAGSSAPTPPSLSPLDAESQERLKAERKRLRNRIAASKCRRRKLERIARLEEKVKALKGQNAELAATASLLRAQVTQLQGRVRSHLSSGCHISAAGPPAPPPPEGPAEPAAPETSAC, from the coding sequence ATGAGCGGCGGCCGCAGCGGCCGGGCGGCGGTGAAGATGGAGGCCGCGTTCTACCCCgaggaggggctggagctgctgcccgACTTCGTGCCGCTCCCCGGCTTCGGCAGCGGccccggggcaggggtggaggcgGCGGGGCACAAGCTGCTGCTCGGGGCCGGTAAGAAGCGAGAGATGGCGGCGGGGGCGGCCGCCTCCCCCTCGGCGCTGCCGGGGTCCTACACACTGCGGCCGCCCGGCGGCACCCGGAGCGGCGCGGCGCTGAGGCTCATCCCCGCCGCGGCGCCCCCGGGCTCGGCAGCGGGGGGAGGAGCCGGCGGCAGGGGCGGCCCGGAGGCGGCTCTGTTGGCGGCCGGGTCCCCTGCGGAGCTGCCGCTGCTGAAGCTGCCGGCCGCGGcggacctggagcagctgctgatCCAAGGCAGCGCCGGCCTGGGCcccgccagcccctgccccgccgccgccccgccccccgcggcCGGGCCCTTCCTCTACCGCCAGCAGGTGACGCAGGAGCAGGAGGGATTCGCCGACGGCTTCGTCAAGGCCCTGGCCGACCTGCACAAGCAGAACCAGCTGCTAGGGGCGCCGCTCTCCCCGGGGCCCTGCCGGCCCGCCACCGACCCGCCCGCCGTCTACACCACCCTCGGCACCTTCAACCCGGCCGGGCCGCTCAGCCCCGCGGGCGGCGCCTACTCCGCCGCCCCGCCGGGCctgcccttccccgcccccgccccgccggGGCTGGGCAGCGGCCGCCTCCCCGCTCCCGGCGCCGCCAGGGCCCTGGAGGAGCCGCAGACTGTGCCCGAGGCGCCTCCGCCGGGCGAGGCCGGCAGCAGCGCCCCGACGCCGCCTTCGCTGTCGCCGCTGGACGCGGAGAGCCAGGAGCGGCTGAAGGCCGAGCGGAAGCGGCTGCGGAACCGCATCGCGGCCTCCAAGTGCCGGCGGCGGAAGCTGGAGCGGATCGCGCGGCTGGAGGAGAAGGTGAAGGCGCTGAAGGGGCAGAACGCCGAGCTGGCCGCCACCGCCAGCCTGCTGCGGGCCCAGGTCACCCAGCTGCAGGGCCGCGTCCGCAGCCACCTCTCCAGCGGCTGCCACATCAGCGCCGCGGGCCCGCCCGCCCCGCCGCCGCCGGAGGGCCCCGCCGAGCCCGCCGCGCCGGAGACCAGCGCCTGCTGA
- the THAP1 gene encoding THAP domain-containing protein 1 isoform X2, translating to MVQSCSAYRCRNRYDKEKPISFHKFPLTRPDLCKKWEAAVKRKNFKPTKYSSICSEHFTPDCFKRECNNKLLKENAVPTIFCYTEPSEKTEEFTEQPEDLSAAPPPPPPPPPTLLPPAPPQPSFPLSQIDARLVDPSIGLLMPPLQTPNNLAVFCDHNYTVEDTVHQRKRIQQLEEQVEKLRKKLKTAQQRCRRQERQIEKLREIVQFQKEKDIVAGKGYVILPNDYFEIVEVPA from the exons ATGGTGCAGTCCTGCTCCGCCTACCGCTGCCGGAACCGATACGACAAAGAGAAGCCTATCTCCTTCCACAA GTTTCCTCTCACGAGACCTGATCTCTGCAAAAAATGGGAAGCTgctgttaaaagaaaaaacttCAAACCAACAAAGTATAGCAGCATTTGTTCAGAACACTTTACTCCAGATTGCTTTAAAAGAGAGTGCAACAACAAGCTACTGAAAGAAAATGCCGTGCCCACAATATTTTGTTACACTGAACCCAGTGAGAAG ACTGAAGAATTTACAGAGCAACCCGAAGATCTGTCTGCCGcaccaccaccccctcctccaccaccccctaCTCTGCTACCACCTGCCCCACCGCAACCTTCCTTTCCTTTGTCTCAAATAGATGCAAGATTGGTAGATCCAAGTATTGGATTATTAATGCCTCctctccagacccctaataatctTGCCGTTTTCTGTGATCACAACTATACTGTAGAGGATACAGTACATCAAAGAAAGAGAATTcagcagctggaggaacaagTTGAAAAACTGCGAAAGAAGCTCAAGACAGCGCAGCAGCGATGCAGACGTCAGGAAAGACAGATTGAAAAACTGCGAGAGATCGTTCAGTTTCAGAAGGAAAAAGACATAGTGGCAGGAAAAGGCTATGTGATTCTACCGAATGACTATTTTGAAATCGTAGAAGTACCTGCATAA
- the THAP1 gene encoding THAP domain-containing protein 1 isoform X1 codes for MVQSCSAYRCRNRYDKEKPISFHKFPLTRPDLCKKWEAAVKRKNFKPTKYSSICSEHFTPDCFKRECNNKLLKENAVPTIFCYTEPSEKVKTEEFTEQPEDLSAAPPPPPPPPPTLLPPAPPQPSFPLSQIDARLVDPSIGLLMPPLQTPNNLAVFCDHNYTVEDTVHQRKRIQQLEEQVEKLRKKLKTAQQRCRRQERQIEKLREIVQFQKEKDIVAGKGYVILPNDYFEIVEVPA; via the exons ATGGTGCAGTCCTGCTCCGCCTACCGCTGCCGGAACCGATACGACAAAGAGAAGCCTATCTCCTTCCACAA GTTTCCTCTCACGAGACCTGATCTCTGCAAAAAATGGGAAGCTgctgttaaaagaaaaaacttCAAACCAACAAAGTATAGCAGCATTTGTTCAGAACACTTTACTCCAGATTGCTTTAAAAGAGAGTGCAACAACAAGCTACTGAAAGAAAATGCCGTGCCCACAATATTTTGTTACACTGAACCCAGTGAGAAGGTAAAG ACTGAAGAATTTACAGAGCAACCCGAAGATCTGTCTGCCGcaccaccaccccctcctccaccaccccctaCTCTGCTACCACCTGCCCCACCGCAACCTTCCTTTCCTTTGTCTCAAATAGATGCAAGATTGGTAGATCCAAGTATTGGATTATTAATGCCTCctctccagacccctaataatctTGCCGTTTTCTGTGATCACAACTATACTGTAGAGGATACAGTACATCAAAGAAAGAGAATTcagcagctggaggaacaagTTGAAAAACTGCGAAAGAAGCTCAAGACAGCGCAGCAGCGATGCAGACGTCAGGAAAGACAGATTGAAAAACTGCGAGAGATCGTTCAGTTTCAGAAGGAAAAAGACATAGTGGCAGGAAAAGGCTATGTGATTCTACCGAATGACTATTTTGAAATCGTAGAAGTACCTGCATAA